The Ptychodera flava strain L36383 chromosome 16, AS_Pfla_20210202, whole genome shotgun sequence region TGATTCTTTCACCTTTACTCCTGTAGCACACTCATCTTCTGGGATGCCCTCCAGAACTGCAGTGCTGTTACTACACCAACGTCGAACTTGAAACCCAGCTGGTGCTAAGAGACTAGATAGCTGGTCACGAGCCTGGATGGCTACGTTATCGTCGTCTTGTGAGTCCATTACATCATCCATATACATACTTTCAGTGCATATAGTTGCTGCCAATGGGAACTTTTCTTCATTGCTTTCTGCATGTGTACGTATTACATACTGAGCTAGGTACAGAGAGGCACAATCACCAAACGTCAGACGGGCTGCCTGATACACTGTAGCTGGTCTTGACGTATCCAGGTCTCTCCACAGGATTCTATGGTATGGACGATCCTCCTTTGCCATAACTATTTATGAGAATATCTCTTTGATATCCCCAACAATTGCAATCCTTCGTCGGCGGAAACGTAGTAGAACATCTACCATGTCTAATTGCAATTTTGGACCTGGTAACATCACATCATTGAGAGACACTCCTTCAGTTCTGGCAGCTGAGTCGTAAACTATCCTTACTTTTGTAGTGGCTTTGTCTTCACGCACTACCGGGAAATGTGGTAGGTACCAATCAGGTCCAGTCCCTTCCGTACCATCAACCGTTTCAAAGTACCCCTTTTTGATGTTGGCCTGCATCACCTCCCTGTAACGTGTTGCCAAGGTGGGTTTCTTTGACAGAGTTCTTTCTAAACTCAATAGTCTATTTTCCGCTGCTTTACGGTTGTCAGGCAACTCTGGGCGTTCATCTGTCCATGGTATGCCAATTTCATAACGATTACCGACCTGCTTCAGCGATCCCGCAGTTTTGCTCACAGCGAGTCGCTCTTCAGGTGTAAGAACGTTTCTTTTCTGACTCTCCCACGAATCTAAATTCCACATGTTACAAGCCGACATCCTGCTCTGACTGTGAATGGAAAGAAGTAACATGTGAAGTGTGGCTCAGGACTCCTCCCTTATGGTATACACCAATGCAAGTCGACCCAAGCGGTGTTTTCCAGGCAACCGGCTCTCCTGGGCATCCTGCTCGTTCCTCAAGGGAGAGTGTTAACTCTGGGTGATCTGCCCCGATGAGAATATCTACTGTCTTACGACCAGGGCTTTTAGGGAAGTCAATTCCTTTCAAATGTTACCATTCCCTCCCGTGTCTCCTCCAGTTTGGAATGCTTAGGTTGTCACACATAGAGTTCAGGGTTCGAGCTCCGATTCTCTGTCTCACTCGCCCATCTAGACTCTCAATGGTGACAGCAACAAAGCCGCTGTCGACCTTCGTGCCTCGATTTACCAAGGTCGACACCGTCAGCTCATTGTCTTATATCTGTAATCCTAATGCAGTAgcaatatctttttggatataCGTGGAGTCAGATCCATCATCTAGAAAGGTATTTACCTTTTTCTTGTCACCAGCCCTTCCAATGATGAAAACAGGGATAAGTCGGAGGGCAACCTTGGTTGGAATAACCTTTCCGTCCTTGGACACTCCAAAGGCGTTGTTAGCTGTGTCGGTTGCAATCTCTGTTGCTGGTTCAGACTTATGAAGGTGTCTATGATGAGTTTTCAGCCGTCGATTTTGCACCTCAAAACGTCAGCACACTTTCTTCCGTGATGCCCAACTTTTAGACAGCGATAACACAGTCAATTCTCTTTAGCAAATTTCCAACGCTCGTCGACTGAGAACGAATTCCACTGTCTGCACTGGACGATGTGGTGTGCTTCTTTGCACGGTGGGCAACTCAGTTTCGTGGTTGAGTCTAATGCTGAGTCTTTCCTTGGACTAGTGGGGCTGACTTGAGATGCCTTAGGGCTTTTTGACGAAGTTTCACTAGTGTGTGTACCACTGCGTTGTGATCTCCTGGTGCCGGATGACTTTGCTGAGTCTGTATACGACCTCTTGGCTTTCTCTTTGATCTCTGCCAACTCCAGTCGAACACAGACTTGTCGGTTTAACCAGTCAACAAATGTAGATAAGCCATCCTCTCTCAATTTAGGACGACTGTCGTAGTATTGTAGCACCAAAGATTCTGGAATTTTCTGAAGGACCAGAGTGTAAAGGGTAGATGGACCAATCAACTCTGATTCACGACCTGAGTCTGCCAGTTTTGCTACCAAGTCACAAAGACGATTGGCTACATCCTCCAAACCCTTCAGATCATCTTCCTTTAAGGTAGACTGTGCAATTAACGCATCGAGTTGACGTTGAAATTGCCGCTTTTCACCACCATAGCATTGATCAAGCTTGGTCAATGCCATCTGATACTGGTGATCATTATAGCCTAGTCTGCTGACTAACTGCATGGCTGGGCCACTCAAAGAACTTTTCAACATGACCATCTTAGAACGGACAGGTACTTGTGCTTGATTTATGAATATCTCAAACTGTTCACGCCAGTCCTGATACTGTTCCTTTTCACCACTGAATCTTGGTAAAGATGGTTTTGCTATTCCCTGGAAAAACTTGTGTACGTACTCTGAGCTTTCCTTTGATGTGTCAATATGTGGAGTATCATACTTCACCTTCGGTTCAGTGAAAAGTGATTCTAGGTGTTTTGCGATGGGGGAATCAAAGTGTGCAGAAGTTCTGACTTTGATTCTTGAAGTCCCCTCCTTCATCGCCTTATTGGTAGATAATCCTGGTTTGAATGGTGGAGCAATGTACTGATTATTACTCAAACCATCCCATAATTCTGCCTCCAGGGCCACTCTATCTGCTTCGTCCTGTTGTTTCTGCAGCTGCAGCTTATGCTCTGCCTGACGTAATTTCTCCTCTTCTGCTTTCAAATTACACTCTTCTTCGTATCGCTCCTTTTCTTGTTTGACACGTAACATTGCTACTTCTGCTTGTATCTTAGCTGCTGCTGATTTCATAGAGGCATGTGAGGAAACAGATTTGTGATCACTCATACTCTCATCCTCTTGTTTCACCTCAAATTCTGAATTTTGAGGCAATAATGTTTGTTCAGAGTATTTCTGTTCTTTGGTTTCTGAAAGCGTAGTTTGTGATTGACATTCCCGTTTCCTCTCTGCAGCAGGGGATCCAACTGTTGAAGATGTCTCCTTGTCTCTGGCATGCAAGTGTTCAGCAATTTTGTCTTGATAATCCTCAACCTGTGCCTTTGTAACGGTGAAGTGTTGAGTGACTTTAAACTTTTCCTCTTCAGGGTACTCTGAAGTCTCAGCAAGACGCACCAAATCACATGCAAGCCTCTCTAGATCTGCCAATGATCTCTCAAGTCGTGCATCGACTTTCTCTAATGTTGTTCGACTTCCACAATCTTTAATCAGCTTGTCCGCCTTTTCACAATGACAGTTGATGTctactaactaactaactactTCATCATGTGAATAACAAGTAGTGTATCAACatacagagtttgtatttcattgaaaacagaacaagaaactgcattgCTGGAATACCTTGCCACAAGTTCTGCTTTAGTCATACTCTGCCTGGGTTTGTCTCCTCTACACTTCAACCAGAATCTCAGCTCGTCATTGGTTAACCTTGCTGGATCCCTTCCATTCAATGCTGCCCCTGGTATGTCATCTTCTGTCAGGGATATACTGGTTTCACTTACAGAGTTCGTGTCTACCGCCATTATTAGATCTACAATGTACACATCAACATATTgaactaaataaataacaaatcaACTCAGACTCAATCACGAGTCACAGAGAAATATAGCTCAGCGTGGCagagctgtgtgttaccggcgttatatagCCTGGTGGGAGACCCTATaccgccggtaacacacagccatagGCTGCCACGCAGAGCCATCGTCCTGCGGAGTATCTCCGATGttatgtgtatacacacacaccgACAACGTCAATGCAGGGGGTTTAAAGAAATTTGCCGACCCAACAACTTCACATCGATGCATACGTCTATTGAACTCTACGACACATTTATAGATGTAGGGTAtcacacggtccctccgtggGTATCAGCACAAATCAAGAGCGACTGTTCAGCGCACTATTTGCAGACGACAACGTCGCGAGAGAGATGACAAACATTTTCTGCACACAGTGGCAAAAGTGCGGTTAAACCAGCATGACAGCCCTATCTTGGAATGTTAAGGTAGAGAAATGTTGAATACCTTACCTTTCTAGAAAATTTCTCAGGTAGTTTCGCTGTAACACCGTCATAGTTCGTAACTTTGTGTGCTTTGTTTACCTTCTCCAGCTGACAGGACCTACTGACCTCGCTTTCATTACGCTTTCGTTCGGTAAATGACGTCATAATTAAAGGACGCCCTCTTTATGAAAAGGGTCTATTGGTTAGTGATTTTGTGCCAGGTGCCGGAGTGTCACAGTCCTGAATCGGAGGTAGCGTCACAATTGTGACCTTTCCAGACGAGAGAAGGGCTAAGGTGcaacattttcacttttttggtaAGCTAGGGGGCTCTGCCATACATCACAGACCCAAAATAGGGTCCGCCAGATTTTTGGGGAATGCTTGGATGGCTTTACCATATTTTTGTCATAGTTTTGGGTAAGCTTGGGGGCCTTTGCGAGACGCCACAGGCCAAAATTAGAGTGTTACGGCTCCAATATGCACTACAAACCAGTCATttaaatagtaatatttcaatGTGGTTGGCAGCATATTCTTTTCtgtaaactttgaaaagtttggCAGAACTGATTGCATAACACTAACAAAGATAACAGTCTTCAGACACCTGAAGCGCGTCATTAGGACAATCATAACTTTTGCATTGCGAAGAAATTAGCAACATTTTGAATACAACCTCCCTTACGACGAGTGTTAGGACGATAGACGAATTTTTAAAGAACTGTATTTATTACTAACACAAATTTCGGTGACGTCGAATACAACTAACTGCTCGTACGCGTGATCGATGCAAAAGGACAGCCAAAAAAACATACAGTTTACCGTGCATCCTGCATGAAAGTCCGCAGTCTTCTAAAACTTGGAAGTCCGCCTCATTGAGAGTGTTCTAAACGTCCTTGTAAACACTgacaatgacatgaaaaatgacGTCTGCTCGATAACATATCGATAAACTCGATAAAACTACAACAACACAGAAAATTCGAGAAAACACATGGCAAAAGTTCCCTCATCTCGCGAAAAAACGTCTCATTGAAATCACAGATCCTACTATCCGCCAGAGAGGGCGCTGCACTTAACTTTCGTCGCTCCAACGAGTGTCACCGATAAACCGTCAAAAATTGGTAATGCTCAATGGTAATGTTGAAAGATCATTATTTTAGATGGATAGGTGTCGATATGGTGGATTTACTGCTATCTCAatatcattttgagaaaatattcaTTGCATTCAAAACATGGGAAAGGGTAAATTAAACAGGCATACTGTTTGAGTCAGTTGGCGATGATGTCGTAGAAATTGTTCTGGCAATGCTAGCTAGCAGCGTAACATCTGTGATGTTCCAACCGTGGTACAACACGAAAAGTACAAAGGTTTTTTTATATCTAAACGAATCAGAGAGCTTGATTTGCAAGCAGAATTGAAAACGATCCGTCATATTGCATAAGTGTTACATGGTTCACAAACCCTATTGGTAAATAGTCGATATATTCGATGTTTGCCAGTTTAgaacaaatttacaatagaaGAGATGTTACTCCACACCAGTGACCGTCAAAATATCACTTAAAACGGAATCGTTACTAACTAGCATTCGAAGCCAAATAGACACTCATATTTTGAATAAGTGAATGTTTCTCAGGCGAACTCGGCtttctgtctttgtctttgtaTGTTGCTATCGAACGAGTGCCAGGTGCAAAAACTGTAAATGACTGGTTACCCCAACGATGTCCATGAAATACATAAGGACTCTATTACGAGGCAGCGAACTCTACAGAACCAGGCTAACAAAAGGACACTAAGCAATCACTCACAGTGCTGTGAGAGTAACATTACATGGTAATGAGACCTAAGAAAAGGGTCCAGCCAATCATTGAGCTGTAAGCGGACCTTATAGGACTGCAAACACCGATACCGTGGCTGGTACATTTGTCGAGGACATAAATCACCGATCATTTTGAAGCAGGACTTACTGCGCAAGACCACCTCCTGTGATAGGATAGGAGTTATGTTAACCATGAAAGTCAAAGAAAAGCATGAAAATCGTTTGCTATAATTTTGTCAGATACACGTATACTGTAGAACGAGGTACCATGGTCCAGCCAAAATAAAATCTAGATTGTTGATGGTACTGTCTAAGGGCAAATTTCTGTGTTTGGTGATGCTTTAGAAAACAATGTCTAAAATATATGTTGAAATCACCAATGGCATGTTTTCCTTCCAGGGTTAAAATTGATAAAGAGAGATTTAGAAATTCATAACATAAGTGACTAGAAAGGCATTATGAGGagtttttgtgattttgatgAGCATTACGTTTTTGAACATACGTGCAAAGGAAGTGATCTATTTTCCAATAGTTTGTTTCCGACCTTGAGTCACATACAGGTGACCCCCCGGCGCTATGCAAGGTTTACGTATAAACTAGCTGGCTTGGAATAATATAGATAAAACATCCACATCGccgttttgaaatttttcaacttttatgTATCGTTGTAATATTTAACGGCGAAAACTGTTCGGTGAAATATCTATTTTACGTCTCCACAGAAGATGATGCCCTTCTTATTCGACATGACAATAAGCTCTACACGGCTGAATTGCCCGACAATGGAGCATTAACAAATATAAGACTAGAAGATGAAGAGCCAATCATTGACGTGGAAGTTTTGAGCAGTGGCAATATTGTTGCGTTAGACACAACAGGCGAGGTGAAATATAGAATAAATGGTAAATGGACACATACATTGCCAGCTTCCTGTTGTATGATTGGTGTGGCGGTTTCCAAAAGGGATGCATTGCTAGGAGTTGGAACTGATAATATGTTGTATACATGGTCGAGTGAAACATCTTCTTGGGGAGATCCAATACCAAACAGTGGAAGCGTTTTGAAAGTAGCTTTCAGCATTGACAAAATAATGTTATTTGGGTTAACAATGGACCACAACTTTGTTTCTGCAACTTATAACAATCCATTTTGGAGTAATCCTATCACGGACTTGCAAGATATGCATCCAAAAGATTTCGTTGTAAAATCTGAGCTCACTCTAATTGCAATTTATGTTACACAGGACGTGGTATCCTGTGCTCTTGGTCTGGGATTCCGTCAAAAGAAACATGTGCATGGTAAGTATACAAGTCTTCAATTCACATGGCAGTGTTTGACTATAGTAGGAGACCGTACTTCAGAAAGGTTAAATCTGCATAAACCATGCGAAGGTCCTTGTAAAATCAGAACATAAAATACTGTGGGATTACTTAGATCAATTTGATATTTACGATGATCTGCAGGTGAATTCTGTAATATAAATTTCGATATTTTGTATGCATTCTTCTACCCGGGCAAAAGTATTTTGTCAGTACACTTTTTAAGTAGAAAACGCCTGTTGGTTAAGCAATGTTTTTTCAAGGAACCCGtaattatgaacatttttggcaGGACGTTAATTTAAAAACAAGCTTATGAAGTTGGGACATTTAAGCACATAAAAGTAAGATGATATTGCTCTATTTATCATAGACGGCCTGTGTAAATGTTAATTGCATGATATATGCTATTAGACTTGACAATGCTTTTAAGCAGGTACGCTACCActccaaaaaatg contains the following coding sequences:
- the LOC139114011 gene encoding uncharacterized protein, which gives rise to MSACNMWNLDSWESQKRNVLTPEERLAVSKTAGSLKQVGNRYEIGIPWTDERPELPDNRKAAENRLLSLERTLSKKPTLATRYREVMQANIKKGYFETVDGTEGTGPDWYLPHFPVVREDKATTKVRIVYDSAARTEGVSLNDVMLPGPKLQLDMVDVLLRFRRRRIAIVGDIKEIFS